One genomic segment of Kiritimatiella glycovorans includes these proteins:
- the polA gene encoding DNA polymerase I, which translates to MDKKLFLIDGMGLIYRAYFVFLRNPLITSDGVNTSAVFGFLNALVEIQENQEPTHIAVAIDAGGPTFRHEVFPEYKAQREETPEGIVESVPIIREMLDAFHIPVLMEEGVEADDVIGTLARHAPEEGYESYMVTADKDFAQLVNDHVHLYRPGRKGGPPEILGASDVREQWGIENPGQVADILGLAGDTSDNIPGVPGIGEKTAGKLIRQFGSVENLLAHTDELKGKQREKIEENRDRARLCKQLVTIRCDVPLQVRLEDFRRRDPDAAKLRTLLRKYELKSVARRLFGEEPAPKPVAAETGEAAQTELFAMEETAGEPRDVSTIADTPHDYHAVSTEEDLKALRRTLKASGAFCLDTETTSLHPETAELIGLSFAVEPHEAWFVPVDASSLETVLDLLRPVLEDDGLIKIGHNLKFDLCVLRWQGIRVRGPCYDTMIAHYLIDPDQRHGMDHVAETLLHYRPIPIRELIGEKGREQKTLRDVPADRLREYAAEDADITLQLWRRLEPMLEEAGQRRVFYEIESPLVPVLAEMECEGIALDTAALERFAARLEEQLRELERIIYREAGMEFNLNSPKQLGEVLFDHLKLKAKPKKTRTGQYATHEAVLESLATEHEIAARLLEHRRLMKLKGTYVDALPRYVVSSTGRVHTHFAQTNTATGRLACHTPNLQNIPIRREEGQEIRRAFVPRSEEFTLLACDYSQVELRIMADLSGDTGMREAFERGEDIHAATASRIYGVEPPSVDRELRRRAKTVNFGLIYGISAFGLAQRLVIPREEGAEIIEQYFTQYPGVREYMERTVAAARETGYVETKTGRRRHIRDIHVRNATVRGAAERNAINAPIQGTAADMIKLAMIRVRDLIDREGLRSRMLLQVHDELVFDLHLEEQTELVPRIEKIMREALPLSVPVVVDSGTGANWLEAH; encoded by the coding sequence ATGGACAAGAAACTTTTTCTGATCGACGGCATGGGGCTGATCTACCGGGCCTATTTCGTCTTCCTGCGCAATCCGCTGATCACCTCCGACGGGGTGAACACGTCGGCCGTGTTCGGCTTCCTGAACGCCCTGGTCGAAATCCAGGAAAATCAGGAGCCGACGCACATCGCGGTGGCGATCGATGCCGGGGGACCCACCTTCCGCCACGAGGTCTTTCCCGAGTACAAAGCTCAGCGGGAGGAGACGCCCGAGGGCATTGTCGAGTCCGTGCCCATTATCCGCGAGATGCTCGACGCGTTCCACATACCGGTGCTCATGGAGGAAGGGGTGGAGGCCGACGATGTGATCGGCACGCTCGCACGCCATGCGCCGGAAGAGGGCTACGAGTCCTACATGGTCACCGCCGACAAGGATTTCGCACAGCTGGTGAACGACCACGTCCACCTCTACCGCCCGGGCCGCAAGGGCGGTCCGCCCGAAATCCTCGGCGCGTCCGACGTCCGCGAACAATGGGGCATCGAAAACCCCGGACAGGTCGCGGACATCCTCGGCCTCGCCGGGGACACCTCCGACAACATCCCGGGCGTGCCGGGGATCGGAGAAAAGACGGCCGGGAAACTCATCCGGCAGTTCGGCTCGGTCGAAAACCTCCTGGCGCATACCGACGAGCTGAAGGGCAAACAGCGCGAAAAGATCGAGGAGAACCGCGACAGGGCCCGGCTCTGCAAGCAGCTCGTGACCATCCGCTGCGACGTACCGCTGCAGGTGCGGCTCGAGGACTTCCGGCGGCGGGACCCCGACGCCGCGAAACTCCGGACCCTCCTGCGGAAGTACGAGCTGAAATCCGTCGCTCGTCGGCTTTTCGGCGAGGAACCGGCGCCGAAACCGGTCGCCGCCGAGACCGGTGAAGCGGCGCAGACAGAGCTGTTCGCCATGGAGGAGACCGCCGGGGAACCCCGGGATGTGAGCACCATCGCAGACACCCCGCACGACTATCATGCCGTATCGACGGAGGAGGACCTCAAGGCGCTCCGCCGTACGCTCAAGGCGAGTGGAGCGTTCTGTCTCGATACCGAGACCACCTCGCTGCATCCGGAGACGGCGGAGCTGATCGGCCTCTCTTTCGCGGTCGAACCGCACGAGGCGTGGTTTGTCCCGGTGGATGCGTCCAGCCTCGAAACGGTGCTGGATCTTCTGAGGCCGGTGCTGGAAGACGACGGTCTGATCAAGATCGGCCATAACCTGAAATTCGATCTCTGTGTCCTGCGCTGGCAGGGGATCCGGGTTCGCGGTCCCTGCTACGATACGATGATCGCGCATTACCTGATCGATCCCGACCAGCGGCACGGCATGGACCACGTCGCCGAGACGCTGCTTCATTACCGCCCGATCCCGATCCGCGAACTGATCGGGGAAAAGGGCCGCGAACAGAAGACGCTGCGCGACGTCCCCGCGGACCGTCTGCGGGAGTATGCCGCCGAGGACGCCGACATCACGCTGCAGCTCTGGCGCCGACTTGAACCCATGCTGGAGGAGGCCGGACAGCGGCGCGTGTTCTACGAGATCGAAAGCCCGCTCGTGCCCGTGCTCGCCGAAATGGAGTGCGAGGGGATTGCGCTCGATACCGCGGCGCTGGAACGCTTCGCCGCCCGGCTCGAAGAACAGCTTCGGGAACTGGAACGGATCATTTACCGGGAGGCGGGGATGGAGTTCAACCTCAACTCCCCCAAACAGCTCGGCGAAGTCCTGTTCGACCATCTGAAACTAAAGGCCAAACCGAAAAAGACCCGCACCGGACAGTACGCGACCCACGAAGCCGTGCTGGAGTCCCTGGCGACGGAACACGAAATCGCGGCGCGACTCCTCGAACACCGTCGGCTGATGAAGCTGAAGGGCACCTATGTCGACGCCCTGCCCCGGTACGTCGTGTCTTCCACCGGGCGGGTCCACACCCATTTCGCCCAGACCAACACCGCGACCGGGCGGCTGGCATGCCACACACCCAACCTTCAGAACATTCCCATCCGGCGCGAGGAGGGACAGGAGATCCGCCGCGCCTTCGTCCCGCGTTCGGAGGAGTTCACCCTGCTGGCCTGCGACTACTCGCAGGTGGAGCTGCGCATCATGGCCGACCTGAGCGGCGATACGGGGATGCGGGAGGCCTTCGAGCGGGGCGAGGACATCCATGCTGCCACGGCATCCCGGATCTACGGGGTCGAGCCCCCGTCCGTCGACCGCGAGCTGCGCCGGCGCGCCAAGACGGTTAATTTCGGCCTCATCTACGGTATCTCGGCGTTCGGCCTCGCGCAGCGACTCGTCATCCCCCGCGAGGAGGGCGCGGAAATCATCGAGCAGTATTTCACGCAATACCCCGGCGTGCGCGAATACATGGAGCGCACGGTCGCCGCCGCACGCGAGACCGGTTACGTGGAGACAAAGACGGGCCGCCGCCGGCATATCCGCGACATCCACGTCCGCAACGCGACCGTCCGCGGCGCCGCGGAACGCAACGCCATCAACGCCCCCATACAGGGGACGGCGGCCGATATGATCAAGCTGGCCATGATCCGCGTCCGGGACCTGATCGACCGCGAAGGTCTGCGCTCACGGATGCTCCTGCAGGTCCACGATGAACTCGTCTTCGACCTCCACCTCGAGGAACAGACCGAGCTGGTCCCCCGGATCGAGAAAATCATGCGCGAGGCCCTGCCGCTCTCCGTGCCCGTCGTCGTCGACTCCGGCACAGGAGCGAACTGGCTCGAGGCACATTGA
- a CDS encoding shikimate kinase, producing MKTAEQSQSPGPRGRNVVLIGMPGSGKSTVGVLLARRSGRGFIDTDLRIQQAEGMKLQQVLERRGLDGFRRLEEETLRALRAERCVIATGGSAVYSDAAMTHLRSLGPVVWLDCGVDTLRRRIGEGGQRGMVRRPGLSLEQLARERRPLYERWADLHIDASAGSAEEVAGEIQKLSGKAET from the coding sequence ATGAAGACCGCCGAACAAAGTCAATCTCCCGGCCCCCGCGGCCGTAATGTGGTGCTGATCGGGATGCCCGGCTCGGGCAAGAGTACCGTCGGGGTGCTGCTCGCACGCCGCAGCGGACGGGGATTCATCGACACCGATCTGCGCATCCAGCAGGCGGAGGGCATGAAACTGCAGCAGGTGCTGGAGCGGCGCGGGCTCGACGGCTTCCGCAGGCTGGAAGAGGAGACCCTACGGGCGCTGCGTGCGGAACGATGCGTCATCGCCACCGGCGGAAGCGCGGTCTACAGCGACGCCGCGATGACGCACCTGCGCTCGCTCGGCCCGGTGGTCTGGCTGGACTGCGGCGTGGACACGCTGCGGCGGCGGATCGGGGAGGGCGGTCAGCGCGGCATGGTGCGTCGCCCCGGTCTCTCCCTTGAACAGCTCGCTCGCGAACGCCGCCCGCTCTACGAGCGCTGGGCCGACCTGCACATCGATGCCTCCGCCGGCTCCGCCGAGGAAGTGGCGGGGGAGATTCAGAAACTGAGCGGGAAGGCTGAGACCTGA
- a CDS encoding glycoside hydrolase family 97 protein, with amino-acid sequence MKKLLCVLLAGCWVTGLPAGAIDLSLSAGMAYPGVWPQFRGEVYRHTVISPLGRVSAEVDVHPGGQLTIQVQRGWETVLQRSPIGITVDGVELGDDVKLEVLNRYAVRERYDTRGRASRARHHADGLRLKVWHYPYDEYWVLDVRAYDTGIAWRYQIPGEGTHRVVGEVTAFDFPRKTVFWAQDDPHTFEAEWRRWRLDQHKDQKTEFGLPVTAELPDGRFVMIAEADVLRYSGMSLRLDEGGLLQSRFIHDPQGWTMEGPFTSPWRVVLAADHLDQLVQSRVIHHLAPEPDRHLFPEAMRTGWLEPGTCYRPEWVHGREGARWNRQKALVDEASSLGCGSFRVGAGWEDPEFGWGRGDRRWERLRELVEYAGNRDIGVWISVSTEEDRRSRLESADERKAFFDRCGKAMVEGVTFNGLSGESQDTLALSMQLLREAAARELMVSFRDTGKAAGQMRTWPNEMTREAIRGLDHNRNEGYALPASQYCVYPFTRLIAGPADFSPMTLRPDRMGDTTAGLQFASAVIFSSPVHAWADSTDVYRESLAFDMMRAMPVSWDETRAIAGSEIGRVAAFARRKGEEWWVAVMNGTDEAFEYSLGTFFLKDGHWQATILHEAEDDPHKLARAVTEVRALHDPLLIKVHAHGGFVARFVRK; translated from the coding sequence ATGAAAAAGCTGCTGTGTGTGCTGCTCGCGGGGTGCTGGGTCACGGGGCTCCCGGCGGGGGCGATCGATCTCTCTCTCAGCGCCGGAATGGCTTATCCCGGCGTCTGGCCGCAATTCCGCGGCGAAGTCTACCGTCATACCGTCATCAGTCCGCTGGGGCGGGTCAGCGCCGAGGTGGACGTGCATCCCGGTGGCCAGCTCACGATTCAGGTGCAGCGCGGCTGGGAGACGGTGCTCCAGCGCTCGCCGATCGGAATCACGGTCGACGGGGTGGAGCTGGGCGACGACGTGAAGCTGGAGGTACTGAATCGCTACGCGGTGCGCGAGCGATACGACACGCGGGGGCGCGCTTCGCGGGCGCGCCATCACGCCGACGGCCTGAGGCTCAAGGTATGGCACTACCCTTACGACGAGTACTGGGTGCTCGACGTGCGCGCCTACGACACCGGCATCGCCTGGCGCTATCAGATCCCGGGCGAGGGGACGCACCGGGTCGTCGGCGAGGTCACCGCCTTCGATTTCCCGAGAAAGACCGTGTTCTGGGCGCAGGACGATCCGCATACCTTTGAAGCCGAATGGCGGCGCTGGCGCCTCGATCAGCATAAAGATCAGAAAACCGAATTCGGTCTTCCGGTGACGGCCGAGCTGCCCGACGGCCGGTTTGTGATGATTGCCGAGGCCGACGTGCTGCGTTACAGCGGCATGAGTCTGAGGCTGGATGAGGGCGGACTGCTGCAGAGCCGCTTCATCCACGACCCGCAGGGCTGGACGATGGAGGGACCGTTCACGTCGCCGTGGCGCGTGGTGCTGGCGGCCGATCACCTCGATCAGCTCGTACAGTCGCGGGTGATCCATCACCTCGCTCCCGAACCGGACCGGCACCTGTTTCCCGAGGCGATGCGCACCGGGTGGCTGGAGCCCGGGACCTGCTACCGGCCGGAATGGGTTCATGGACGCGAGGGCGCCCGCTGGAACCGGCAGAAGGCGCTGGTGGATGAAGCTTCCTCTCTGGGGTGCGGGAGTTTCAGGGTCGGCGCGGGCTGGGAAGATCCGGAATTCGGCTGGGGGCGCGGAGACCGGCGCTGGGAACGCCTCCGCGAACTGGTGGAATATGCGGGCAACCGCGATATCGGAGTCTGGATATCGGTGAGCACGGAAGAAGACCGGCGGTCCCGCCTTGAGAGTGCGGATGAGCGGAAGGCGTTCTTCGACCGCTGCGGGAAGGCGATGGTCGAAGGGGTCACCTTTAACGGGTTGAGCGGCGAATCTCAGGACACATTGGCGTTGAGCATGCAGCTGCTCCGGGAGGCCGCGGCGCGGGAGCTGATGGTGAGTTTTCGTGATACGGGCAAAGCGGCGGGCCAGATGCGGACCTGGCCCAACGAGATGACGCGCGAAGCGATCCGGGGCCTCGATCACAACCGAAACGAGGGCTACGCGTTGCCCGCGTCGCAATACTGCGTGTATCCGTTCACCCGGCTCATCGCGGGTCCGGCCGACTTCAGTCCGATGACCCTGCGCCCGGACCGTATGGGCGATACCACGGCGGGACTGCAGTTCGCCTCGGCGGTGATTTTCAGCTCGCCGGTGCACGCCTGGGCGGATTCAACGGACGTCTATCGCGAAAGCCTCGCCTTCGACATGATGCGTGCCATGCCCGTGAGCTGGGATGAGACGCGGGCGATCGCGGGAAGCGAGATCGGGCGGGTGGCGGCGTTCGCGCGCCGCAAGGGCGAAGAGTGGTGGGTAGCGGTCATGAACGGCACCGACGAGGCCTTCGAGTATTCGCTCGGCACGTTCTTCCTGAAAGACGGCCACTGGCAGGCCACGATCCTGCATGAAGCCGAGGACGACCCGCATAAGCTGGCCCGCGCCGTGACCGAAGTGCGGGCCCTGCATGACCCGCTGCTGATCAAGGTCCACGCCCACGGCGGATTCGTGGCGCGATTCGTACGGAAATAG
- a CDS encoding uroporphyrinogen decarboxylase family protein, with amino-acid sequence MDRRRCVQDALNHRTPEKLPVDFGATAVTGIHVSVVAALREHFGLDRHPVRVTEPYQMLGEIEPDLMDVLDVDVVPAAPSGTMFGFPAGNWKEWRTPWGQDVLVPGDFNTTTEPNGDILIYPEGDTSAPPCAKMANAAFFFDTIIRQEEIDDDRLNPEDNLQEFAPVGEEDLEYWRGEIDRAAATGRSVIANFGGTAFGDIALVPGPMLKHPKGIRDIEEWYMSLVIRRDYVHEIFQKQCDIAIGNLEKLAPVAGDKVDAVFICGTDFGTQKGQFCSREDYRELWLPYYKRVNDWIHEHTPWKTFKHSCGAVDPLIPDLIESGFDILNPVQCSAEGMDPQHLKDSYGDQMTFWGGGVDTQHTLPFGSPEDVRRQVAERCRIFGQQGGFVFNTIHNVQARTPVENLVAMLDAVREYNRPSA; translated from the coding sequence ATGGATCGTCGGCGTTGTGTACAGGATGCATTGAATCACCGGACTCCGGAAAAATTGCCGGTGGACTTCGGAGCTACGGCGGTGACCGGAATCCACGTCTCCGTGGTGGCGGCGCTCCGTGAACATTTCGGACTGGATCGCCATCCGGTCAGGGTCACTGAACCCTACCAGATGCTCGGCGAAATCGAACCGGACCTGATGGACGTGCTGGATGTGGACGTCGTGCCCGCGGCGCCCAGCGGAACCATGTTCGGATTCCCTGCGGGGAACTGGAAGGAATGGCGTACCCCCTGGGGGCAGGATGTCCTGGTGCCCGGCGATTTCAACACCACGACGGAGCCGAACGGCGACATCCTCATATATCCCGAAGGAGACACCTCCGCGCCACCCTGTGCGAAAATGGCGAACGCGGCGTTCTTTTTCGACACGATCATCCGCCAGGAGGAGATCGACGACGACCGCCTGAATCCCGAGGACAACCTTCAGGAGTTCGCCCCCGTCGGCGAAGAGGATCTTGAATACTGGCGCGGCGAGATCGACCGCGCCGCCGCGACCGGTCGGTCCGTGATCGCGAATTTCGGCGGCACCGCCTTCGGAGACATCGCACTGGTCCCCGGCCCCATGCTCAAGCACCCGAAGGGTATCCGCGATATCGAGGAATGGTACATGTCACTCGTGATCCGCCGGGACTATGTCCATGAAATCTTTCAGAAGCAGTGCGATATCGCCATCGGCAACCTGGAGAAGCTCGCGCCGGTGGCCGGCGACAAGGTCGATGCGGTCTTCATCTGCGGCACCGACTTCGGTACGCAGAAGGGCCAGTTCTGCTCGCGCGAGGATTACCGCGAACTGTGGCTCCCCTACTACAAGCGGGTGAACGACTGGATTCACGAGCACACCCCCTGGAAGACTTTTAAGCACTCATGCGGGGCGGTGGACCCGCTGATTCCCGACCTGATCGAATCCGGCTTCGATATTCTGAACCCGGTGCAGTGCTCCGCCGAAGGCATGGACCCGCAGCACCTGAAGGATTCGTACGGCGATCAAATGACTTTCTGGGGCGGGGGCGTGGATACCCAGCACACGCTGCCCTTCGGCTCACCGGAGGACGTGAGGCGGCAGGTGGCGGAACGTTGCCGGATCTTCGGCCAACAGGGCGGATTCGTCTTTAATACGATCCATAATGTCCAGGCGCGGACCCCCGTGGAAAACCTCGTCGCTATGCTGGACGCCGTGCGCGAGTATAACCGGCCGTCCGCGTAA
- a CDS encoding MBL fold metallo-hydrolase: MQIETLATGPFEVNCYLVTGDDTHALVIDPGAGGERIDRVLREKKWEVAAYLITHGHADHLNALGGLHRRRRAPVAMHPADAEWAFDDRNQIPGYYGVPERPDTIERELADGQIWEDAGLRYRIITTPGHSPGGVCFHFEDEQVLFSGDTLFQGSVGRTDLPSGDAKVLSDSLKKLLARVGDRCRVHPGHGAPTTIGAEKKSNFFLQRLPAI, encoded by the coding sequence ATGCAGATTGAGACCCTCGCCACCGGACCTTTCGAAGTCAACTGTTACCTGGTCACGGGGGACGATACCCACGCACTCGTCATTGACCCCGGTGCGGGAGGGGAACGCATCGACCGCGTGCTCAGGGAAAAGAAATGGGAGGTTGCGGCGTACCTGATTACGCACGGTCACGCCGACCACCTCAACGCGCTCGGCGGACTCCACCGTCGCCGTCGCGCCCCTGTGGCGATGCATCCCGCCGACGCGGAGTGGGCCTTTGACGACCGCAACCAGATCCCGGGGTATTACGGGGTTCCGGAGCGGCCGGACACCATCGAACGCGAATTGGCCGACGGTCAGATCTGGGAAGACGCGGGACTGCGCTACAGGATCATAACGACCCCCGGCCACTCCCCCGGCGGAGTATGCTTTCACTTTGAGGATGAACAGGTACTCTTTTCCGGCGACACGCTGTTTCAGGGCAGCGTCGGGCGGACGGACCTGCCTTCCGGCGATGCGAAGGTGCTGAGCGATTCGCTGAAGAAACTGCTCGCCCGGGTCGGAGACCGGTGCCGCGTCCACCCCGGTCACGGCGCCCCCACCACGATCGGCGCCGAGAAAAAAAGCAACTTCTTCCTTCAGCGCCTGCCGGCGATCTGA